Genomic DNA from Bacillota bacterium:
AAACGGACGGGGCCGACCACTCCCACGTGGCCATCTTCCAGGACATAGCGTCGTACAAGGTTAAAGGTTTGTTCGCCTGGGGGCAAAACCCGCTGGTCGGCGGTCCAACTGCTGAAGCGGAGCGGAAGGCGGTGGAAAACCTGAACTGGATGGTTGCGGTGGATGTTTTTGAGACCGAAACGGCGGCTTTCTGGAAGCGCCCCGGCGCCAACCCCAAACAGATCAATACCGAGGTCTTTTTACTGCCGGCAGCCTTTTCTTACGAAAAGGAAGGCACGGTTACCAACAGCGGCCGCTGGGCTCAGTTCCGCTGGAAGGCGGTAGATCCGCCGGGCGACGCCAAATCCGACCTCTGGATCGCGGACAGGCTGTATAAGGCCGTACGGAAGCTTTATCAGGAGGGCGGAAAGTTCCCCGATCCGATTTTGAACATGGTATGGAATTACGATGCAACCGGTGTGGACGAGCCCGACGTGGCAAAGGTGGCTCTTGAGGTCAACGGCTATACGGTTGCGGACGGAAGCGCCCTGGCGACTTTCGCCAAGCTTACGGACGACGGCTCGACTGCATGCGGCTGCTGGATTTACGCCGGTTACTGGGCGGTGGATGCCGACGAGAAGGTAGTGGCTGCGAAACGGCGCAACCGGACCGATAAAAGCGGTTTGGGTCTCTATCCCAAATGGTCTTTCGCCTGGCCGGTCAACCGCCGTATCGTTTACAACCGCTGCGCAACAGACCCCGCCGGGAAACCCTGGGATCCCACGAGGGCGCTTATGTCCTGGGACGGCGCGAAGTGGGTCAACAACGATGTTGCGGACTATAACGCCACGGTGTCCCCCGACAAAACCGCGGCGGGTCCTTTCATTATGATCCCGGAGGGCATAGGGCGGCTGTTCGGGGCGCAGTACGGAATCAGGGCCGCGGGCTTGAAGGAAGGGCCGCTGCCCGAGCATTACGAACCGGTGGAAAGCCCTGTGTCTAATGCGATGTCCAAGCAGCAGAACAACCCGATGATCCTGAGGCGCAAGGGCGCCTTCGACAAGGTGGCGGCCACGGCAAGCCCCGATTTCCCATATGTCCTTACGACGTACCGGATGATCGAGCACTACCAGAGCGGCGCGGTGACCAGGAACTGTCCGTTGCTGGTGGAGCTTAATCCGGAGGTGTTCGTTGCTATATCGTCAAAACTGGCAGCGAAGCTGAAAATAAAAGCGGGAGATACCGTATCGGTATCCACAGCACGGGGCCAGATCAAATGCAAGGCATCCGTTCTGCCCGAGATCAACCCGCTCAAGGTGGGCGGGAGAGAGATCGAGATCGTCGGCGTACCCTGGCACTGGGGGTATCAGGGCCTCGGAAAGGGAGAATCGGCGAACGTGCTCACCGTTTCTCTCGGTGATGCGAACACCCAGATTCCGGAGTACAAGGCTTGTCTCTGCAATATCCGGAAGGCATAGATGAGTGTTGCAAGAAACAAGATGCCAGGGGCTATACAATCTCAAAGAAAGGATGGTTAGGAGATGGCTAAAGGCGTACTCGTAGATCTCGCGCAGTGTATAGGCTGTCGGAGTTGCCAGGTGGCCTGCAAGCAGTGGAATGATCTCCCGGCGGCGAAGACTTCATTCAGCGCCACTCGTGATAACCCTTTAAAGTTGTCAAAGACGACCTGGACGAAAGTTGAGCATAAATTCCTGAACACAAAAGAGGGACTGCAGTGGAAGTTTGTTAAAAGACAGTGCATGCACTGTTTGGAACCGGCTTGTGCGGCGGCGTGTTTCATGGGCGTCCTTAAGAAAACGCCCGAAGGCCCGGTCATCGTGGTTAACAACAAGTGCATCGGGTGTTACTACTGCAACGTCGCCTGTCCCTTCGAGGTGCCCAATTACGAATGGATCAAGGGAGTGCCGCGGGTTCAGAAATGCCGTCTTTGTTACGATCCGGGCGGGGAGTATGACCGGCTTGGACAAAACCGGAAGCCCGCTTGCGTGACGGCGTGCACCACGGGGGCTTTGAAGTTCGGGGACCGGGAAGAACTGCTTGCGGAAGCCAAGAGCCGCATCAGCGGCAACGCTAAGTATGTCGATTATGTTTACGGTGAAAAAGACGAAGGCGGTACGTCCTGGCTTTACATATCGAGCGTTCCTTTTGTGGAACTTGGTTTCCCGGACAAATCCAAGGGCGCCAGGTTGTGGCACACGATGCACAGCGCCAAGACCGGTTAAAAGCCTTACACATTATCGACGCGGAGGCAGTAAATGGAAGTTGAGCAGAAGTTTTCCCTCGATGACGTTATGTCGGTGTGGAGGGAACTCCTGGGTTTGAAGGATATGGTCAAGCCTTACATCACCAGGGCTCCGGGCCAAAACGACACCGATCGGTGGATCGCCGGAATGCCGTGGTTGATGATAGTTCCGCCCCGCATAGAAGAAGAACTCTTTTTCGGGGTAATTGATCGGATTTCCGGTGTTTTGAGGGACATGTATCCTCAACTGACGGAAGAAGTGGCAAACGGACTCGACGTCCTTCCCGAAGGACATTCGGAACGGCAGGCTTTCCTGGAGGGAATCCTGAAAAGGATCGAGTGTAAGGATGGCCGGGAAGACCCCTTTACATCTGTACCTTCCACGGAAATGGCCGGTTTTTTCGTAGGAGCTGCGGCGAAACTGTTTATGCGCGGTTATGCCGGTACGGTTTCCGCATGGGTTGAGGATGAGAAATGGCAGCGGGGCATCTGCCCGGTATGCGGCAGTCACCCGAGTTTTTCCGAAATAGAAGGGGAGCGCCGGGTGCGGTATTTGTACTGCGACCTTTGCGGCACAAGGTGGAGATACAACAGGATCGGGTGCCCTTTCTGCGAAAAGAGCGATGAGGAGCAGAAACTGTTGGTGCTTGAAGGGAGCCAACAATACCGTGTCTATTTATGTGAGAACTGCCGGAGCTATCTCAAGGCTGTTGACGCAAGGCACAGCCGGCCGGAAGATCTCCTGCTTGAAAACATCAAAACCATGTTTATAGATCTTCTTCTTGCCCGTGAAGGGTATGGTAATGCTGCCTGCAACGGTGAATCGACAGATGCGACCAGGGGAGGTAAATCCCTTTCAGGCCCATAGCGGGAGGGCTGCCGCAGCCGGAAGCCCTTCTTCCCGACGGAAGCCGGGGGATCCTCCAAAATCACGGTGAAAGGAGTTAAACGGATGAAAAGACTCTTATTCGGCCTTGCGCTGGCGGTAGCCGGATTGATTGTGGTCGGACTCACTAACCAGGGCTCGGACCCCGTGAACGCGACCCCTTCGATGGGAAGCAATTGCGCTGCTTGTCACGGGTCGAATATTCCCGGGACAACAACAAAACCGACTACGACAACCACAAAACCGACCACGACAACCACAAAACCGACCACGACAACCACAAAACCGGCGACAACGACTACGACTTGCGCGAAGTGCCATCCCACGGTTAAGAGCCCCTCGTCCGGCATGTCTTGCGAGACCTGTCACAGTGGCGGCGCGGCGCACATGAAGGCGC
This window encodes:
- a CDS encoding 4Fe-4S dicluster domain-containing protein, whose translation is MAKGVLVDLAQCIGCRSCQVACKQWNDLPAAKTSFSATRDNPLKLSKTTWTKVEHKFLNTKEGLQWKFVKRQCMHCLEPACAAACFMGVLKKTPEGPVIVVNNKCIGCYYCNVACPFEVPNYEWIKGVPRVQKCRLCYDPGGEYDRLGQNRKPACVTACTTGALKFGDREELLAEAKSRISGNAKYVDYVYGEKDEGGTSWLYISSVPFVELGFPDKSKGARLWHTMHSAKTG
- a CDS encoding formate dehydrogenase accessory protein FdhE, producing MEVEQKFSLDDVMSVWRELLGLKDMVKPYITRAPGQNDTDRWIAGMPWLMIVPPRIEEELFFGVIDRISGVLRDMYPQLTEEVANGLDVLPEGHSERQAFLEGILKRIECKDGREDPFTSVPSTEMAGFFVGAAAKLFMRGYAGTVSAWVEDEKWQRGICPVCGSHPSFSEIEGERRVRYLYCDLCGTRWRYNRIGCPFCEKSDEEQKLLVLEGSQQYRVYLCENCRSYLKAVDARHSRPEDLLLENIKTMFIDLLLAREGYGNAACNGESTDATRGGKSLSGP